In Mustelus asterias chromosome 30, sMusAst1.hap1.1, whole genome shotgun sequence, a genomic segment contains:
- the LOC144480801 gene encoding uncharacterized protein LOC144480801, translated as MEGKRPVHSGEKLYTCSVYGQDFNQPSALSEDKCHYTEEKPWKCGDCGKGFDYPSQLEIHHRSHTGEKPFTCSDCGKGFTKSSTLLTHRRTHTGERPFTCSDCGKGFTQSSNLLTHQRVHTGERPFICSVCGKGFTFSANLMTHQQVHTDVRPFQCPDCEKFFKTSQELMYHQRLHTEERPFRCSHCGTGFRRLSHLTVHQRTHSGEKPFTCSECGEGFTQSSTLQRHQRVHTGERPFTCSKCGKRFTQSSTLHRHQQVHTGERLFICSKCGEGFTKFPNLLMHQQVHK; from the coding sequence ATGGAAGGAAAACGCcctgttcacagtggggagaaactatACACATGTTCTGTGTatggacaagacttcaaccaaCCATCTGCTCTGTCAGAAGATAAATGTCACTACACTGAGGAgaagccgtggaaatgtggggactgtgggaagggattcgattaCCCATCCCAGTTGGAAATTCATCatcgcagtcacaccggggagaaaccattcacctgctcggactgcgggaagggatttactaaatcttccaccctgctgacacaccggcgcactcacaccggggagagaccattcacctgctccgattgtgggaaaggattcactcagtcatccaacctgctgacccaccagcgagttcacaccggcgagagaccattcatctgctcagtgtgtgggaagggattcactttttCAGCCAACCTGATgacacaccaacaagttcacactgacgTGAGACCTTTTCAATGCCCAGACTGTgagaaattttttaaaacttcccAGGAACTTATGTACCATCAAcgtcttcacactgaggagaggccgttcaggtgCTCACACTGTGGGACAGGATTCAGACGTTTATCAcatctcactgtacaccagcgcactcacagtggagagaaaccattcacctgttcagagtgcggggagggattcactcagtcatccactctgcagagacaccagcgagttcacactggggagagaccattcacctgctccaagtgtgggaagagattcactcagtcatccactcttcatcgacaccagcaagttcacactggggagaggctgttcatctgctccaagtgtggaGAGGGATTCACTAAGTTTCCCAACCTACTGatgcaccaacaagttcacaagtaA